The following proteins are encoded in a genomic region of Acidobacteriota bacterium:
- a CDS encoding radical SAM protein, translating into MHPPHKYVEKLLCIVANVVWYLMLPIFLFSKNKSFTPKWSDVPLLKSKEKFRPPLGVPRETTSLCPVCVPELRQQVVDGKAGPDVFVKGHAGEIPAQIIERDGKILMVKDCPAHGHFEDVLSTDPAFYKRMGEMFPGGDIPVHGDAGLHEHGFSSLRYGRGAVLTVDLTNRCNMMCDPCFTDANQVGFVHELDWPEIKAILDRAASIKPRRQMSVQFSGGEPTISPHFLQAVAYCKEVGYNSVQAATNGIEFARSPEFCQQAADAGLRFVYLQFDGIGNAANSHRHVGNLFDVKLQAIENLYKAGVDIVLVSTIINGVNNEQVGRIVEFALDNPNRLSFIAFQPVSFTGRDEAISDERRAAQRYTIADLAHDIKKQTGIGDPIRDWFPISLMGGFADWADLTHGPSAEWGHVNCGCHPDCGAGMAVLVDKETKERVVLTRFLNLERANKDVAIINDAVRLRRPMWLVKLLSGIPYMDQVLYPSTLAVGVSVLRNFDPFSSPKQLRILDLLARIDKGFGATKHDYGKVGKDRTAEDIKRRRSDRWLLLFVAGMWFQDLWTYDFRRTHQCIIPYGTEEGEVSFCAYNTGVGWRQIVEKQHQTATLAKWYDLNGRHQIYTGGRVVPLATTEHSLKLDPAALAAGQQNDLELAGIAKTSREEKLKAKQTEAAK; encoded by the coding sequence ATGCACCCTCCGCACAAGTACGTCGAGAAACTGCTCTGCATCGTGGCTAATGTGGTGTGGTATCTGATGCTTCCGATCTTCCTGTTCTCGAAGAACAAGTCGTTCACGCCGAAGTGGTCGGACGTGCCGCTCCTGAAGTCGAAGGAGAAGTTCAGGCCGCCGTTGGGCGTACCGCGCGAGACGACGTCACTTTGTCCGGTCTGCGTCCCCGAGCTGCGGCAGCAGGTGGTGGACGGGAAGGCCGGTCCAGACGTCTTCGTCAAGGGGCATGCCGGCGAGATTCCCGCCCAGATCATCGAACGGGACGGCAAGATCCTGATGGTCAAGGATTGCCCGGCACATGGTCATTTCGAGGACGTCCTGTCGACCGATCCGGCGTTCTACAAACGGATGGGCGAGATGTTCCCGGGCGGCGACATCCCGGTCCATGGCGATGCCGGACTCCACGAGCATGGGTTCAGCAGTCTCCGGTACGGGCGCGGCGCGGTGCTTACCGTCGATCTGACCAACCGCTGCAACATGATGTGCGACCCGTGTTTCACTGACGCGAATCAGGTAGGCTTCGTCCACGAACTCGACTGGCCGGAGATCAAGGCCATCCTGGACCGGGCGGCCTCGATCAAGCCGCGCCGGCAGATGTCGGTGCAGTTTTCGGGCGGCGAGCCGACGATCTCTCCGCACTTCCTCCAAGCGGTGGCCTACTGCAAGGAGGTCGGCTACAACAGCGTGCAGGCGGCGACCAACGGCATCGAGTTCGCGCGCAGTCCCGAGTTCTGTCAGCAGGCGGCTGATGCCGGCCTCCGGTTCGTCTACCTGCAATTCGACGGCATCGGCAACGCGGCCAATTCGCACCGTCACGTGGGCAACCTGTTCGACGTGAAGCTGCAGGCCATCGAGAACCTGTACAAGGCGGGCGTTGACATCGTGCTCGTCAGCACGATCATCAATGGCGTCAACAACGAACAGGTCGGCCGCATCGTCGAATTCGCTCTCGACAATCCGAACAGGCTGTCGTTCATTGCGTTCCAGCCGGTGTCGTTCACGGGCCGCGACGAGGCGATCTCGGACGAGCGGCGGGCCGCGCAGCGCTACACCATCGCGGATCTGGCGCACGACATCAAGAAACAGACGGGCATTGGCGATCCGATTCGCGACTGGTTCCCGATATCGCTGATGGGGGGCTTCGCTGACTGGGCTGATTTGACGCATGGCCCGTCGGCGGAGTGGGGCCACGTGAATTGCGGGTGCCACCCGGATTGCGGCGCGGGGATGGCGGTGCTGGTTGACAAGGAGACGAAGGAGCGCGTGGTCCTGACCCGGTTCCTCAATCTCGAGCGGGCCAATAAGGACGTCGCGATCATCAACGATGCCGTGCGTCTCAGGCGGCCGATGTGGCTGGTCAAGCTGCTCTCTGGAATTCCCTACATGGATCAGGTGCTGTACCCGTCGACCCTGGCGGTGGGCGTATCAGTGCTTCGCAACTTCGATCCGTTCTCGTCGCCGAAACAGTTGCGCATCCTCGACCTGCTGGCGAGAATCGACAAGGGGTTCGGTGCGACCAAGCACGATTACGGCAAGGTGGGCAAGGACCGGACAGCCGAAGATATCAAGCGGCGCCGCTCCGATCGGTGGCTGCTGCTGTTTGTGGCGGGCATGTGGTTCCAGGATCTCTGGACGTACGATTTCCGGCGCACGCACCAGTGCATCATCCCCTACGGCACAGAGGAAGGCGAAGTCTCGTTCTGCGCGTACAACACCGGCGTGGGCTGGCGGCAGATCGTCGAGAAGCAGCACCAGACGGCAACGCTGGCGAAGTGGTACGACCTCAACGGCCGCCACCAGATTTATACCGGCGGGCGCGTGGTGCCGCTGGCCACGACCGAACACTCGTTGAAGTTAGACCCGGCGGCGCTGGCCGCCGGACAGCAGAACGATCTGGAATTGGCCGGGATTGCCAAGACGTCGCGCGAAGAGAAACTCAAGGCCAAACAGACCGAAGCAGCCAAGTAG
- a CDS encoding 3-oxoacyl-ACP synthase, producing the protein MTHSLIIGSGSSIPTRCITNDMLATVMETSDQWIRERTGVETRYFVDPGTSTLDLSVPAAKQALEAAAIEPRDIDLVVYATMTPDHYMPGNGGLLQARLGLRNIPCFDIRQQCCGFVYALQLADAQIRAGFAKTVLVVGAEVHSMFMTFRAGSWARLDGAIDTPIPQDEWDLATKYRHLSVLFGDGAAAVVVQAQTGGDRGIIDHIICADGADYDRLCVPGAGSAHRPYVDAEMIGRGNHYPVMDGRYIFKQAITRMAEVAQAILKRNSLTPADLSLVLMHQANRRINEYVQKLLGLPDSKVIHNIQKYGNTTAATIPLLWDEGVRTGRITPGGLVLCVAFGAGMSWGATLIRA; encoded by the coding sequence GTGACCCACTCTCTCATTATCGGCAGCGGTTCGAGCATTCCCACCCGGTGCATCACCAACGACATGCTCGCGACGGTCATGGAGACCAGCGACCAGTGGATCCGCGAGCGCACGGGTGTCGAGACACGCTACTTCGTGGATCCGGGCACGTCGACGCTCGACCTGTCGGTGCCGGCCGCGAAACAGGCGCTCGAGGCCGCCGCCATCGAGCCGCGCGACATCGATCTGGTGGTCTACGCGACGATGACCCCGGATCACTACATGCCAGGCAACGGCGGGCTGCTTCAGGCCAGGCTTGGCCTTCGCAACATCCCGTGCTTCGACATCAGGCAGCAGTGCTGCGGCTTCGTGTACGCCCTGCAGTTGGCCGACGCGCAGATTCGGGCGGGATTCGCGAAGACCGTGCTGGTGGTGGGCGCCGAGGTCCACAGCATGTTCATGACGTTCCGGGCGGGGAGCTGGGCCCGACTCGATGGGGCGATCGACACGCCCATCCCGCAGGACGAGTGGGACCTCGCCACGAAATACCGACACCTGTCCGTGCTATTTGGCGACGGCGCCGCCGCGGTGGTCGTGCAGGCGCAGACGGGCGGAGACCGGGGGATCATCGACCACATCATCTGCGCCGATGGCGCCGACTATGACCGGCTGTGCGTGCCGGGCGCCGGGTCGGCTCATCGACCCTACGTGGACGCGGAGATGATTGGCCGGGGCAATCACTACCCGGTGATGGACGGCCGCTACATCTTCAAGCAGGCGATCACGCGGATGGCGGAGGTGGCGCAGGCCATCCTCAAGCGCAACAGCCTCACGCCGGCCGACCTCTCGTTGGTGTTGATGCACCAGGCCAACCGCCGCATCAACGAATACGTGCAGAAGCTGCTGGGCCTGCCCGACAGCAAGGTGATTCACAACATCCAGAAGTACGGCAACACCACCGCCGCCACCATCCCGCTGCTCTGGGACGAAGGCGTCCGCACGGGCCGCATCACGCCGGGCGGGCTCGTGCTGTGCGTGGCTTTCGGCGCCGGCATGAGCTGGGGAGCAACCCTCATCCGGGCGTAA